One stretch of Ictalurus punctatus breed USDA103 chromosome 5, Coco_2.0, whole genome shotgun sequence DNA includes these proteins:
- the LOC108265565 gene encoding zinc finger protein 335 isoform X1, with amino-acid sequence MDSEDMEVESSSDVGHSGMEEPSESGMAMESSEAMSADSSDAATLPALAPESDCHVGQSSEGIVVFIPETSSSTDVRGVHLPDSSSVAQSTSVSSVSTVTQSLLVSESPQVLVHSSAVSEGGMMVSDSTASTSSDLGSAIDKIIESTIGPDIMNGCIAVTSAEDDHAEATQYLILQGPDDGAPMVGQMSSSALCSRLTIDALSDGPTSTCLDQADLSESLQPDQPGHSDYSEHEDGSSSSSSISRPDPDQTGDPGQSRFEDYGADESEEPLRGYVAECSGAVECSDSSCVDDGTVRHSLADTAGSHLQDQMECSESQAGPYISSSGTYSTLPEPEAAPREDDGVVVESGVAAGPGDRAPDLAELEEMMEVVIVQQFKCKMCPYKSVSKDTLINHMRDRHFKPAGDPPKKRGRGRPRKSETLAQLGAKMKKEPAEEDEDDIIDAGAIDDPEEDSDYNPADEQLRARTPTQRPSPASCSSSFSSNSLKRPRRTVGPPRKFLYPQSYTETAVSVSQTSTIVDPQAPEEASSSGLENGTVSISNGCTVEQGVSQSDSENKDPSSNNGPDDEEFFPRRRGRPSRRFLRKKYKKYINRNKYYKSLKPLLRPHNCWICGSRFLSQEDLRFHVDSHEGNDPERFKCQQCSYRCKRWSSLKEHMFNHQGTKPFKCDVCDYSSVYKKDVVRHSAVHSKEKSKKTGLPFDGLPQIPKVSEFPCPICHRVYPMQKRLTQHMKTHSSEKPHMCDKCGKSFKKRYTFKMHLLTHIQNCGNSLFKCEFCEVTCNDKKQLLNHQLSHTNDKPFKCDYCKYSTSKEDFLLSHIAIKHTGEKPFCCDLCHFMTKHKKNLRLHMQCRHPEAFERWCESNPEEPVRRRRKPFFTLQQIEALKQQHESQTLGSTIVTVDPLTLQTMEPMGNASVSQDALGNTTIIYEQGQSSDLSAQNALDLLLNMSNARELVGNSLQVAVLKSDGKTLEAGPWVTAESAGQDSSLQPQNIVTYHVSENGETLVQEALTQEEAAEGEQEFAQIAISAYATAREFSVMEQAAEEIHSTATAYSVEESSADHQTVEVSSESVSLSTPLKEHKDKFYLSSSLTDGVLQQVELSSEAPGSPSQSSSSQPQQVNTKRFCCRVCMETFHGRSDMENHKRAHLDPNTFKCPDCEFTATLWPEVKTHMAMHAYLRPHKCPSCSFASKNKKDLRRHMMTHTNEKPFSCEVCGQRFNRNGHLKFHMERLHTQDPPPRKPRSSSSQQTIIVNSDEEALATLQTLQAGQTVISPEQLQQALGQEHIIVAQEQSLSDQEDAAYIQQITTVDGQTVQHLMTADNQVQYIISQDSVQHLIPQEYVVVSNGNHIQMEDGQIAHIQYEHDGTLLQEQQIAVTHNGQIQYFPISTEQQIVSSEDLEAAAHSAVTAVADAAMAQGQTVYTTEATPEQLEQMQQQGIQYDVITFTRE; translated from the exons ATGGATTCAGAGGATATGGAGGTGGAGAGTAGCAGTGATGTGGGGCATTCAGGGATGGAAGAACCGTCCGAGAGCGGCATGGCAATGGAGTCATCAGAAGCCATGTCTGCAGACAGCAGTGACGCAGCCACACTGCCAGCCCTTGCACCTGAGTCTGACTGCCATGTTGGACAGAGCTCTGAGGGCATTGTG GTTTTTATCCCAGAGACAAGCTCCAGTACAGATGTGCGCGGTGTCCATCTCCCAGACTCCTCCTCTGTCGCGCAGTCCACCAGTGTCTCCAGCGTGTCCACAGTCACCCAGTCATTGTTGGTGTCCGAGTCACCTCAGGTCCTCGTGCACTCCAGTGCTGTATCTGAAGGAGGGATGATGGTGTCTGATTCAACAGCCTCCACCTCTTCAGACCTGGGCTCTGCCATTGACAAAATAATTGAGTCCACCATTGGGCCTGATATAATGAATG GATGTATAGCAGTAACAAGTGCAGAAGATGACCATGCAGAGGCCACTCAGTATCTGATTCTGCAAGGACCTGATGATG GAGCTCCCATGGTGGGGCAGATGTCTTCCTCGGCACTATGCAGCCGCCTCACTATTGACGCGTTATCGGATGGGCCAACCTCCACCTGTTTGGATCAggcagacctatcagagagccTGCAGCCCGACCAGCCGGGCCATTCAGACTACAGTGAGCATGAGGAcggcagtagcagcagcagcagcattagTCGGCCTGATCCAGATCAGACGGGCGATCCAGGTCAGTCCCGGTTTGAAGACTATGGTGCAGATGAATCAGAGGAACCGCTGAGAGGCTACGTGGCCGAGTGTAGTGGCGCGGTTGAATGTAGCGACAGCAGCTGTGTGGATGATGGCACTGTGCGGCACTCGTTGGCTGACACAGCTGGCTCACATCTCCAAGATCAAATGGAATGCAGCGAAAGCCAAGCCGGGCCATACATCAGCAGCAGTGGTACTTACTCCACCCTTCCAGAGCCTGAGGCAGCACCCAGGGAGGACGATGGAGTTGTGGTGGAGTCCGGAGTGGCAGCAGGGCCAGGGGACAGGGCTCCCGACCTGGCTGAGCTTGAAGAAATGATGGAGGTGGTCATTGTGCAACAGTTCAAGTGCAAGATGTGTCCATATAAGAGCGTTTCTAAAGACACTCTCATCAATCATATGAGAGACAGGCACTTCAAACCTGCAG GTGATCCTCCTAAAAAGCGAGGACGTGGAAGACCAAGAAAATCTGAGACACTGGCCCAACTGGGGGCAAAGATGAAAAAAGAGCCGgcagaggaagatgaagatgacaTCATAGACGCTGGTGCCATTGATGATCCTGAAG AGGACAGTGACTATAATCCAGCAGATGAGCAGCTAAGAGCCAGAACACCTACTCAACGACCATCTCCTGCCTCCTGCTCTTCATCTTTCTCCTCTAACTCACTGAAGCGTCCTCGCAGGACGGTGGGCCCGCCCCGCAAATTTCTCTATCCTCAAAGTTACACAG AAACAGCAGTGTCAGTGTCTCAGACAAGCACTATAGTGGACCCCCAGGCTCCTGAAGAGGCCAGTTCCTCTGGGCTGGAGAATGGCACTGTCTCAATATCTAATGGCTGTACTGTGGAGCAAggtgtcagccaatcagattcagaGAACAAAGACCCTTCATCAAACAATGGCCCTGATGACGAGGAGTTTTTCCCACGGAGGCGCGGACGACCATCAAGGCGTTTTCTTcgcaaaaaatataaaaaatatattaacagaAA CAAGTACTACAAATCCCTCAAGCCTCTGTTGAGACCTCATAACTGCTGGATCTGTGGGTCACGCTTTCTGTCTCAAGAGGACCTCCGATTTCATGTGGATTCTCATGAGGGCAACGATCCAGAACGCTTTAAGTGTCAGCAGTGCAGTTACCGCTGTAAACGTTGGTCTTCACTTAAG GAGCATATGTTCAACCACCAAGGTACCAAACCATTTAAGTGTGACGTCTGTGACTATTCAAGTGTCTACAAGAAGGACGTTGTCCGACATTCTGCAGTTCACAGCAAAGAAAA gAGTAAGAAGACAGGCCTG CCTTTTGATGGTCTTCCCCAGATTCCAAAGGTGTCTGAGTTCCCATGCCCAATCTGCCATCGTGTTTACCCCATGCAGAAACGCCTCACGCAGCATATGAAGACGCACAGCTCAGAGAAACCGCACATGTGTGATAAG TGTGGAAAGTCTTTCAAGAAACGATATACTTTCAAAATGCACCTGCTCACACACATCCAAAACTGTGGAAACAGCTT GTTTAAGTGTGAGTTCTGTGAGGTAACTTGTAATGATAAGAAGCAGCTTCTAAACCACCAGCTGTCTCACACCAATGACAAGCCTTTCAAATGTGACTACTGCAAGTACTCCACGAGCAAAGAGGACTTCCTGTTGTCTCACATTGCTATCAAACACACTG GAGAGAAGCCGTTCTGCTGTGACCTGTGCCACTTTATGACCAAGCACAAGAAGAACCTGCGGCTGCACATGCAGTGCCGTCACCCTGAGGCCTTCGAAAGGTGGTGCGAGTCTAATCCTGAGGAGCCAGTGAGGAGGCGCAGGAAGCCTTTCTTCACCCTGCAACAGATCGAGGCACTCAAACAACAGCACGAGAGCCAGACGCTAGGGAGCACCATT GTAACCGTGGATCCGTTAACCCTTCAAACCATGGAGCCAATGGGGAATGCATCTGTGTCCCAGGATGCACTGGGAAACACCACCATCATCTATGAGCAAG GCCAGTCGTCAGATCTGTCCGCTCAGAATGCACTGGACCTGCTCCTGAACATGAGCAATGCACGAGAGCTGGTTGGAAATTCACTCCAG GTAGCTGTTCTAAAATCGGATGGCAAGACCCTGGAGGCGGGTCCTTGGGTCACAGCAGAGTCTGCAGGTCAAGACTCATCCCTGCAGCCACAGAACATCGTGACCTATCATGTGTCTGAGAACGGGGAGACCCTCGTGCAGGAGGCGCTGACTCAGGAGGAGGCCGCAGAAGGCGAACAGGAGTTTGCACAGATTGCCATCAGCGCTTATGCGACCGCCAGAGAGTTTAGCGTGATGGAACAGGCTGCTGAGGAGATTCACAGCACCGCCACAGCTTATAG TGTGGAGGAGAGTTCAGCCGATCATCAGACTGTGGAGGTAAGCAGTGAgtcagtgtctctctctacACCGTTGAAGGAACACAAAGACAAGTTCTACCTGAGCTCCAGTTTGACTGATGGCGTGCTTCAGCAAGTGGAG CTGAGTAGTGAAGCCCCAGGCTCTCCATCTCAGAGCTCATCTTCCCAGCCCCAGCAGGTCAACACCAAACGCTTCTGCTGTCGGGTCTGCATGGAGACTTTTCATGGACGCTCCGACATGGAGAACCACAAGAGGGCGCACCTGGACCCCAACACATTCAAATGTCCTGACTGTGAATTCACTGCTACGTTGTGGCCAGAAGTTAAG ACTCATATGGCTATGCATGCCTACCTGCGGCCTCATAAATGCCCAAGCTGCAGCTTTGCCTCCAAAAACAAGAAGGACCTGCGGCGCCATATGATGACGCACACCAATGAGAAGCCTTTTTCGTGCGAAGTCTGTGGACAGAG GTTTAATAGGAATGGCCATCTGAAGTTCCACATGGAGAGGCTGCACACGCAGGACCCCCCGCCTCGCAAACCCAGATCCAGCAGCTCCCAACAGACCATTATTGTGAACAGTGATGAGGAGGCCTTGGCTACACTGCAGA CATTGCAGGCAGGTCAGACTGTGATCAGTCCAGAGCAGCTACAGCAGGCTTTAGGACAGGAGCACATAATAGTGGCCCAGGAACAGTCTCTCTCTGACCAG GAGGATGCTGCATACATTCAGCAGATAACTACAGTAGATGGCCAGACAGTGCAACACTTAATGACGGCGGATAATCAG GTCCAATACATCATCTCACAGGACAGTGTTCAGCACTTGATCCCACAGGAATATGTTGTTGTATCCAATGGCAACCACATTCAG ATGGAGGATGGCCAGATTGCTCATATCCAGTATGAGCATGACGGGACACTCCTACAAGAACAGCAG ATTGCTGTGACTCACAATGGACAAATCCAGTACTTCCCTATCAGCACTGAGCAACAGATAGTGAGCTCTGAGGATCTAGAAGCTGCTGCACACTCTGCTGTCACCG CTGTAGCTGATGCAGCCATGGCCCAAGGTCAAACAGTCTACaccacagaggccacacctgaACAGCTGGAGCAGATGCAGCAGCAAGGCATTCAATATGATGTCATCACATTTACAAGGGAATAA
- the LOC108265565 gene encoding zinc finger protein 335 isoform X2 has protein sequence MDSEDMEVESSSDVGHSGMEEPSESGMAMESSEAMSADSSDAATLPALAPESDCHVGQSSEGIVVFIPETSSSTDVRGVHLPDSSSVAQSTSVSSVSTVTQSLLVSESPQVLVHSSAVSEGGMMVSDSTASTSSDLGSAIDKIIESTIGPDIMNGCIAVTSAEDDHAEATQYLILQGPDDGAPMVGQMSSSALCSRLTIDALSDGPTSTCLDQADLSESLQPDQPGHSDYSEHEDGSSSSSSISRPDPDQTGDPGQSRFEDYGADESEEPLRGYVAECSGAVECSDSSCVDDGTVRHSLADTAGSHLQDQMECSESQAGPYISSSGTYSTLPEPEAAPREDDGVVVESGVAAGPGDRAPDLAELEEMMEVVIVQQFKCKMCPYKSVSKDTLINHMRDRHFKPAGDPPKKRGRGRPRKSETLAQLGAKMKKEPAEEDEDDIIDAGAIDDPEEDSDYNPADEQLRARTPTQRPSPASCSSSFSSNSLKRPRRTVGPPRKFLYPQSYTETAVSVSQTSTIVDPQAPEEASSSGLENGTVSISNGCTVEQGVSQSDSENKDPSSNNGPDDEEFFPRRRGRPSRRFLRKKYKKYINRNKYYKSLKPLLRPHNCWICGSRFLSQEDLRFHVDSHEGNDPERFKCQQCSYRCKRWSSLKEHMFNHQGTKPFKCDVCDYSSVYKKDVVRHSAVHSKEKSKKTGLIPKVSEFPCPICHRVYPMQKRLTQHMKTHSSEKPHMCDKCGKSFKKRYTFKMHLLTHIQNCGNSLFKCEFCEVTCNDKKQLLNHQLSHTNDKPFKCDYCKYSTSKEDFLLSHIAIKHTGEKPFCCDLCHFMTKHKKNLRLHMQCRHPEAFERWCESNPEEPVRRRRKPFFTLQQIEALKQQHESQTLGSTIVTVDPLTLQTMEPMGNASVSQDALGNTTIIYEQGQSSDLSAQNALDLLLNMSNARELVGNSLQVAVLKSDGKTLEAGPWVTAESAGQDSSLQPQNIVTYHVSENGETLVQEALTQEEAAEGEQEFAQIAISAYATAREFSVMEQAAEEIHSTATAYSVEESSADHQTVEVSSESVSLSTPLKEHKDKFYLSSSLTDGVLQQVELSSEAPGSPSQSSSSQPQQVNTKRFCCRVCMETFHGRSDMENHKRAHLDPNTFKCPDCEFTATLWPEVKTHMAMHAYLRPHKCPSCSFASKNKKDLRRHMMTHTNEKPFSCEVCGQRFNRNGHLKFHMERLHTQDPPPRKPRSSSSQQTIIVNSDEEALATLQTLQAGQTVISPEQLQQALGQEHIIVAQEQSLSDQEDAAYIQQITTVDGQTVQHLMTADNQVQYIISQDSVQHLIPQEYVVVSNGNHIQMEDGQIAHIQYEHDGTLLQEQQIAVTHNGQIQYFPISTEQQIVSSEDLEAAAHSAVTAVADAAMAQGQTVYTTEATPEQLEQMQQQGIQYDVITFTRE, from the exons ATGGATTCAGAGGATATGGAGGTGGAGAGTAGCAGTGATGTGGGGCATTCAGGGATGGAAGAACCGTCCGAGAGCGGCATGGCAATGGAGTCATCAGAAGCCATGTCTGCAGACAGCAGTGACGCAGCCACACTGCCAGCCCTTGCACCTGAGTCTGACTGCCATGTTGGACAGAGCTCTGAGGGCATTGTG GTTTTTATCCCAGAGACAAGCTCCAGTACAGATGTGCGCGGTGTCCATCTCCCAGACTCCTCCTCTGTCGCGCAGTCCACCAGTGTCTCCAGCGTGTCCACAGTCACCCAGTCATTGTTGGTGTCCGAGTCACCTCAGGTCCTCGTGCACTCCAGTGCTGTATCTGAAGGAGGGATGATGGTGTCTGATTCAACAGCCTCCACCTCTTCAGACCTGGGCTCTGCCATTGACAAAATAATTGAGTCCACCATTGGGCCTGATATAATGAATG GATGTATAGCAGTAACAAGTGCAGAAGATGACCATGCAGAGGCCACTCAGTATCTGATTCTGCAAGGACCTGATGATG GAGCTCCCATGGTGGGGCAGATGTCTTCCTCGGCACTATGCAGCCGCCTCACTATTGACGCGTTATCGGATGGGCCAACCTCCACCTGTTTGGATCAggcagacctatcagagagccTGCAGCCCGACCAGCCGGGCCATTCAGACTACAGTGAGCATGAGGAcggcagtagcagcagcagcagcattagTCGGCCTGATCCAGATCAGACGGGCGATCCAGGTCAGTCCCGGTTTGAAGACTATGGTGCAGATGAATCAGAGGAACCGCTGAGAGGCTACGTGGCCGAGTGTAGTGGCGCGGTTGAATGTAGCGACAGCAGCTGTGTGGATGATGGCACTGTGCGGCACTCGTTGGCTGACACAGCTGGCTCACATCTCCAAGATCAAATGGAATGCAGCGAAAGCCAAGCCGGGCCATACATCAGCAGCAGTGGTACTTACTCCACCCTTCCAGAGCCTGAGGCAGCACCCAGGGAGGACGATGGAGTTGTGGTGGAGTCCGGAGTGGCAGCAGGGCCAGGGGACAGGGCTCCCGACCTGGCTGAGCTTGAAGAAATGATGGAGGTGGTCATTGTGCAACAGTTCAAGTGCAAGATGTGTCCATATAAGAGCGTTTCTAAAGACACTCTCATCAATCATATGAGAGACAGGCACTTCAAACCTGCAG GTGATCCTCCTAAAAAGCGAGGACGTGGAAGACCAAGAAAATCTGAGACACTGGCCCAACTGGGGGCAAAGATGAAAAAAGAGCCGgcagaggaagatgaagatgacaTCATAGACGCTGGTGCCATTGATGATCCTGAAG AGGACAGTGACTATAATCCAGCAGATGAGCAGCTAAGAGCCAGAACACCTACTCAACGACCATCTCCTGCCTCCTGCTCTTCATCTTTCTCCTCTAACTCACTGAAGCGTCCTCGCAGGACGGTGGGCCCGCCCCGCAAATTTCTCTATCCTCAAAGTTACACAG AAACAGCAGTGTCAGTGTCTCAGACAAGCACTATAGTGGACCCCCAGGCTCCTGAAGAGGCCAGTTCCTCTGGGCTGGAGAATGGCACTGTCTCAATATCTAATGGCTGTACTGTGGAGCAAggtgtcagccaatcagattcagaGAACAAAGACCCTTCATCAAACAATGGCCCTGATGACGAGGAGTTTTTCCCACGGAGGCGCGGACGACCATCAAGGCGTTTTCTTcgcaaaaaatataaaaaatatattaacagaAA CAAGTACTACAAATCCCTCAAGCCTCTGTTGAGACCTCATAACTGCTGGATCTGTGGGTCACGCTTTCTGTCTCAAGAGGACCTCCGATTTCATGTGGATTCTCATGAGGGCAACGATCCAGAACGCTTTAAGTGTCAGCAGTGCAGTTACCGCTGTAAACGTTGGTCTTCACTTAAG GAGCATATGTTCAACCACCAAGGTACCAAACCATTTAAGTGTGACGTCTGTGACTATTCAAGTGTCTACAAGAAGGACGTTGTCCGACATTCTGCAGTTCACAGCAAAGAAAA gAGTAAGAAGACAGGCCTG ATTCCAAAGGTGTCTGAGTTCCCATGCCCAATCTGCCATCGTGTTTACCCCATGCAGAAACGCCTCACGCAGCATATGAAGACGCACAGCTCAGAGAAACCGCACATGTGTGATAAG TGTGGAAAGTCTTTCAAGAAACGATATACTTTCAAAATGCACCTGCTCACACACATCCAAAACTGTGGAAACAGCTT GTTTAAGTGTGAGTTCTGTGAGGTAACTTGTAATGATAAGAAGCAGCTTCTAAACCACCAGCTGTCTCACACCAATGACAAGCCTTTCAAATGTGACTACTGCAAGTACTCCACGAGCAAAGAGGACTTCCTGTTGTCTCACATTGCTATCAAACACACTG GAGAGAAGCCGTTCTGCTGTGACCTGTGCCACTTTATGACCAAGCACAAGAAGAACCTGCGGCTGCACATGCAGTGCCGTCACCCTGAGGCCTTCGAAAGGTGGTGCGAGTCTAATCCTGAGGAGCCAGTGAGGAGGCGCAGGAAGCCTTTCTTCACCCTGCAACAGATCGAGGCACTCAAACAACAGCACGAGAGCCAGACGCTAGGGAGCACCATT GTAACCGTGGATCCGTTAACCCTTCAAACCATGGAGCCAATGGGGAATGCATCTGTGTCCCAGGATGCACTGGGAAACACCACCATCATCTATGAGCAAG GCCAGTCGTCAGATCTGTCCGCTCAGAATGCACTGGACCTGCTCCTGAACATGAGCAATGCACGAGAGCTGGTTGGAAATTCACTCCAG GTAGCTGTTCTAAAATCGGATGGCAAGACCCTGGAGGCGGGTCCTTGGGTCACAGCAGAGTCTGCAGGTCAAGACTCATCCCTGCAGCCACAGAACATCGTGACCTATCATGTGTCTGAGAACGGGGAGACCCTCGTGCAGGAGGCGCTGACTCAGGAGGAGGCCGCAGAAGGCGAACAGGAGTTTGCACAGATTGCCATCAGCGCTTATGCGACCGCCAGAGAGTTTAGCGTGATGGAACAGGCTGCTGAGGAGATTCACAGCACCGCCACAGCTTATAG TGTGGAGGAGAGTTCAGCCGATCATCAGACTGTGGAGGTAAGCAGTGAgtcagtgtctctctctacACCGTTGAAGGAACACAAAGACAAGTTCTACCTGAGCTCCAGTTTGACTGATGGCGTGCTTCAGCAAGTGGAG CTGAGTAGTGAAGCCCCAGGCTCTCCATCTCAGAGCTCATCTTCCCAGCCCCAGCAGGTCAACACCAAACGCTTCTGCTGTCGGGTCTGCATGGAGACTTTTCATGGACGCTCCGACATGGAGAACCACAAGAGGGCGCACCTGGACCCCAACACATTCAAATGTCCTGACTGTGAATTCACTGCTACGTTGTGGCCAGAAGTTAAG ACTCATATGGCTATGCATGCCTACCTGCGGCCTCATAAATGCCCAAGCTGCAGCTTTGCCTCCAAAAACAAGAAGGACCTGCGGCGCCATATGATGACGCACACCAATGAGAAGCCTTTTTCGTGCGAAGTCTGTGGACAGAG GTTTAATAGGAATGGCCATCTGAAGTTCCACATGGAGAGGCTGCACACGCAGGACCCCCCGCCTCGCAAACCCAGATCCAGCAGCTCCCAACAGACCATTATTGTGAACAGTGATGAGGAGGCCTTGGCTACACTGCAGA CATTGCAGGCAGGTCAGACTGTGATCAGTCCAGAGCAGCTACAGCAGGCTTTAGGACAGGAGCACATAATAGTGGCCCAGGAACAGTCTCTCTCTGACCAG GAGGATGCTGCATACATTCAGCAGATAACTACAGTAGATGGCCAGACAGTGCAACACTTAATGACGGCGGATAATCAG GTCCAATACATCATCTCACAGGACAGTGTTCAGCACTTGATCCCACAGGAATATGTTGTTGTATCCAATGGCAACCACATTCAG ATGGAGGATGGCCAGATTGCTCATATCCAGTATGAGCATGACGGGACACTCCTACAAGAACAGCAG ATTGCTGTGACTCACAATGGACAAATCCAGTACTTCCCTATCAGCACTGAGCAACAGATAGTGAGCTCTGAGGATCTAGAAGCTGCTGCACACTCTGCTGTCACCG CTGTAGCTGATGCAGCCATGGCCCAAGGTCAAACAGTCTACaccacagaggccacacctgaACAGCTGGAGCAGATGCAGCAGCAAGGCATTCAATATGATGTCATCACATTTACAAGGGAATAA
- the LOC108265568 gene encoding uncharacterized protein LOC108265568 — protein sequence MKLFYFFLFCFTNGITPTKGQLHLELSGEMLLRFVFLPNYNSYDKSCCKFTIYGCIIFVISNGYVHNAYKGRIETYTYSGTFDVRIWNVRSMDAGRYRCEILGTQKYQDFQVVIADSETELNPILAFLKSTISPVSSAQHLLEKHQEISSNKWTLKVTLGTIFGIVAIILIMSITLTVVYFKKKSRDQCGRSFPSAPNVTQQLPQELIYTTVDFKLHQKTSTIYANLDIHNSRPDSGNTLKTQDSVEYATIAGVL from the exons ATGAAGCTTTTCTACTTCTTCCTTTTCTGTTTCACAAATG GTATAACTCCTACAAAAGGACAACTACATCTGGAGTTGTCTGGAGAAATGCTTCTAAGATTTGTGTTTCTTCCAAACTATAATTCCTATGACAAATCCTGTTGTAAGTTTACTATCTATGGGTGCATAATTTTTGTGATTAGCAATGGATATGTTCATAATGCTTACAAAGGAAGAATAGAAACCTATACATACTCTGGAACATTTGATGTACGAATCTGGAATGTGCGCTCAATGGATGCTGGGCGATACAGATGTGAAATCCTTGGGACACAAAAATACCAGGATTTTCAAGTTGTTATAGCTG ACAGTGAGACTGAACTGAACCCAATACTagcctttctaaaatccaccatCTCGCCAGTCAGCTCAGCACAGCACCTCTTAGAGAAACACCAAGAGATATCTAG CAATAAATGGACCTTGAAAGTCACACTGGGAACCATTTTTGGCATCGTGGCAATCATTCTCATCATGTCCATCACACTGACCGTGGTCTACTTTAAAAAGAAGTCAAGAG ATCAGTGTGGTAGAAGCTTCCCTAGTGCACCCAACGTCACGCAA CAGCTACCTCAGGAGCTCATCTACACCACAGTGGATTTCAAGCTCCATCAAAAAACATCCACCATATATGCCAACCTGGACATCCACAACTCAAGACCTGATTCAGGCAATACACTGAAAACACAGGACAGCGTAGAGTACGCTACAATAGCAGGAGTTTTATGA